A genome region from Camelina sativa cultivar DH55 chromosome 10, Cs, whole genome shotgun sequence includes the following:
- the LOC104717642 gene encoding casein kinase 1-like protein 1 gives MEPRVGNKFRLGRKIGSGSFGEIYLGTNIHTNEEVAIKLESVKTKHPQLLYESKLYRILQGGTGVPNVKWFGVEGDYNVLVMDLLGPSLEDLFNFCSRKLSLKSVLMLADQMINRVELFHSKSFLHRDLKPDNFLMGLGRRANQVYIIDFGLAKKYRDSTTHQHIPYRENKNLTGTARYASMNTHLGIEQSRRDDLESLGYILMYFLKGSLPWQGLKAGTKKQKYERISEKKVSTSIEALCRGYPSEFASYFHYCRSLRFDDKPDYAYLKRIFRDLFIREGFQFDYVFDWTILKYQQSQLTAPPSRSINPAVGTSAALPPGISNMDRYTGEEEGRPHMESSRRRVSGALENSANLSNQPTSSSARDSMIPSSSLFAQSAGSSRRVAAVSSSRDNFPGSEEFQRSRAGDVSRGAIPRNTPVEIAKRSSSSTRRHYESAIKGIDNLQVSDEHHPH, from the exons ATGGAGCCTCGTGTTGGCAACAAGTTTCGGCTTGGCCGGAAGATTGGTAGTGGCTCGTTTGGGGAGATCTATCTCG GTACTAATATTCATACCAATGAAGAAGTGGCTATCAAGCTT GAAAGTGTGAAGACAAAGCATCCACAGCTGCTCTATGAATCCAAATTATACAGGATTCTACAAGGGGGAA CTGGTGTTCCGAATGTGAAATGGTTTGGTGTTGAAGGTGACTACAATGTTTTGGTGATGGACTTACTAGGACCGAGTCTTGAAGATTTGTTCAATTTCTGTAGCAGGAAACTTTCCTTGAAGTCAGTCCTCATGCTTGCAGATCAAATG ATCAACCGTGTTGAGTTGTTCCATTCAAAATCTTTCCTTCATCGAGACCTCAAGCCAGACAATTTCCTCATGGGCCTTGGAAGGCGTGCCAACCAG GTATACATCATCGACTTTGGTCTCGCTAAAAAGTACAGGGATAGTACAACACATCAGCACATTCCATACAG AGAAAATAAGAACCTGACAGGAACTGCGAGATATGCTAGTATGAACACTCACTTGGGAATTG AACAAAGTAGAAGAGATGATCTCGAGTCTCTTGGTTACATCCTTATGTACTTCCTCAAAGGAAG TCTTCCATGGCAAGGGCTGAAAGCTggaaccaaaaaacaaaagtatgaGAGGATTAGCGAAAAGAAAGTTTCTACATCCATTGAG GCATTATGTCGTGGTTACCCGTCTGAATTTGCATCCTATTTCCACTACTGTCGGTCACTTCGTTTTGATGATAAACCAGATTACGCTTATCTCAAGAGGATATTTCGAGATCTCTTTATACGTGAAG GGTTTCAATTTGATTACGTGTTTGACTGGACCATCTTGAAGTATCAACAATCACAACTAACCGCACCCCCATCTCGTTCCATC AATCCGGCGGTTGGGACTAGCGCGGCATTGCCTCCGGGCATATCCAACATGGATAGATACACAG GCGAGGAAGAAGGGAGACCGCATATGGAATCATCTCGACGGAGAGTTTCAGGCGCTCTTGAGAACTCTGCGAATCTTTCAAACCAACCGACATCGTCAAGTGCTAGAGACTCCATG ATACCGAGCTCCTCGTTGTTTGCACAGTCAGCAGGATCATCGAGGAGAGTAGCAGCGGTAAGTAGCAGCCGGGACAATTTTCCGGGAAGCGAGGAGTTTCAGAGAAGCCGTGCAGGTGACGTCAGCCGTGGTGCGATTCCAAGGAACACTCCGGTGGAGATTGCGAAGAGGTCTTCTTCCTCCACAAGAAGACACTACGAATCAGCCATTAAAGGCATAGATAATCTTCAAGTCTCCGACGAACACCACCCCCACTGA
- the LOC104717643 gene encoding glycylpeptide N-tetradecanoyltransferase 1-like yields the protein MGDDNSPPDSLKEQEADQNAQENALAVDDASLETIVRRFQDSMSVEKTHKFWETQPVGQFKDFGDTSLPEGPIEPATPLSEVKQEPYNLPAAYEWTTCDMKSDYVSSEVYNLLKNNYVEDDENMFRFNYLKEFLTWALRPPGYYQSWHIGVRAKTSKKLVAFISGVPARIRVRDDVVKMAEINFLCVHKKLRSKRLAPVMIKEITRRVHLENIWQAAYTAGVVLPTPVATCQYWHRTLNPKKLIDVGFSRLGPRMTMSRTIKLYKLPDVPVTPGFRKMEPCDVPAVTRLLRNYLSQFLVATDFDENDVEHWLLPREDVVDSYLVESPETHDVTDFCSFYTLPSTILGNPNYTTLKAAYSYYNVATRTSFTQLMNDALIIAKQKGFDVFNALDVMHNESFLKELKFGPGDGQLHYYLYNYRLRDALKPSELGLVLL from the coding sequence ATGGGAGACGACAATTCACCTCCTGACTCTTTGAAAGAACAAGAAGCTGATCAAAATGCTCAAGAAAACGCATTAGCTGTGGACGATGCTTCACTGGAAACTATAGTCCGACGATTCCAAGACTCCATGTCGGTGGAAAAAACGCACAAGTTCTGGGAGACTCAACCTGTTGGGCAGTTCAAAGATTTCGGTGACACGAGTCTACCTGAAGGTCCTATTGAGCCTGCAACTCCGTTGTCTGAGGTCAAGCAGGAGCCTTACAACCTTCCTGCTGCTTATGAATGGACAACCTGTGATATGAAGTCTGATTACGTTTCCTCGGAAGTTTACAACCTTCTTAAGAACAACTATGTCGAGGATGACGAGAATATGTTCAGGTTCAATTATTTGAAGGAGTTTTTAACTTGGGCTCTGCGTCCACCTGGTTATTATCAGAGCTGGCATATTGGAGTCCGTGCCAAGACTTCGAAGAAGCTTGTTGCTTTCATCAGCGGTGTGCCAGCTAGAATCAGGGTGCGTGATGATGTTGTGAAAATGGCGGAGATTAATTTCTTATGCGTTCACAAGAAGCTCAGGTCTAAGAGACTTGCACCTGTCATGATCAAGGAGATTACGAGGAGGGTTCACTTGGAGAATATATGGCAAGCAGCTTATACTGCAGGGGTTGTACTTCCGACACCAGTTGCGACCTGCCAATATTGGCACAGGACCTTGAACCCGAAGAAGCTCATTGATGTCGGATTTTCAAGGCTTGGTCCAAGAATGACAATGAGCAGAACCATAAAACTGTACAAGTTACCAGATGTACCAGTTACTCCTGGATTCAGGAAAATGGAACCCTGCGATGTCCCTGCTGTAACACGGTTGCTCAGGAATTATCTTAGTCAGTTTCTCGTTGCGACTGACTTTGATGAGAATGATGTTGAGCACTGGCTTCTCCCAAGGGAGGATGTTGTGGACAGTTATCTTGTAGAGAGCCCGGAAACCCATGATGTTACTGACTTCTGCAGCTTCTACACTCTTCCTTCAACTATCCTCGGCAACCCCAATTATACAACACTGAAAGCTGCATATTCATACTACAATGTGGCCACCCGCACCAGTTTTACTCAGCTGATGAATGATGCTCTAATAATCGCCAAACAAAAGGGTTTTGATGTATTCAATGCATTGGATGTCATGCACAATGAGAGTTTCCTAAAAGAATTGAAGTTTGGTCCAGGAGATGGGCAGCTTCACTATTATCTCTACAACTACCGTTTAAGAGACGCCTTAAAACCATCGGAACTTGGGCTGGTACTCTTATGA
- the LOC104717644 gene encoding disease resistance protein RPS2 isoform X2, whose amino-acid sequence MDFISSLLVGLAQGLCESMNMAERRGVKVDLRQAITELETAIGDLKATRDDLKLRIQQDDLEGRSCSNRAREWLSVVQETESKTASILTRFRRREQRTNMQRRCLGCFGCADYKLCKKVSATLKSIGELRQRSKDIETDGGSIQVTCREIPIKCVVGITTMIEQVLDLLSEEEERGIIGVYGPGGVGKTTLMQSINNELVTKGHPYDLLIWVTMSREFGECTIQQAVGAQLGLSWGEKETGEQRALKIHRALKQKRFLLLLDDAWEEIDLQKTGVPRPDRENKCKVIFTTRSLALCNIMGADCKLRVDFLEKQYAWELFCDKLGRKDILESPSIRRHAEIIVSKCGGLPLALITLGGAMAHRETEEEWIHASEVLTRFPAEMKGMNYVFALLKFSYDNLESDLLRSCFLYCALFPEEHSIEIEQLVEYWVGEGFLTSSRGVNTIYKGYFLIGDLKAACLLETGDEKTQMKMHNVVRSFALWMASEQGTYKELILVEPSMGLTDAPKAENWRQALVISLLDNRIQTLPEKPVCPNLTTLMLQQNSFMKKIPTGFFRHMPFLRVLDLSFTSITEIPLSIKYLVELYHLSMSGTKISVLPQELGNLRKLKHLDLQRTQFLQTIPRDSICWLSKLEVLNLYYSYAGWELQSFGEDVVEELRFADLEYMENLTTLGITVLSLETLKTLYAVGALHNCIQHLHVEECNGLLHLNLPSLANHGRSLRRLSIKSCHDLEYLITPTDVENDWLPSLEVLTLNSLQTLSRVWGNSVSKECLRNVRCINISHCHKLKNVSWVSRLPKLEVIDLLDCRELEELITEHESPSVDDPAPFPALKTLTFRDLPEVRSILPSQLSFQKLETLVITNCPKVKKLPFQETVQMNLPTVYCSEKWWDALENDQPNKELYCLPRFVPN is encoded by the exons ATGGATTTCATCTCATCCCTACTAGTGGGTTTAGCTCAGGGGTTGTGTGAATCTATGAATATGGCAGAGAGAAGAGGAGTTAAGGTTGATCTTAGACAAGCCATCACTGAACTCGAAACAGCTATCGGTGATTTGAAGGCCACACGTGATGACCTGAAGTTACGGATCCAACAGGACGATCTAGAGGGACGAAGCTGCTCAAATCGTGCCAGAGAGTGGCTTAGTGTGGTGCAAGAAACGGAGTCTAAAACAGCCTCAATTTTAACGAGGTTTAGACGTCGGGAACAGCGGACGAATATGCAAAGGAGATGCCTCGGTTGTTTCGGTTGTGCCGACTACAAACTGTGCAAGAAGGTTTCTGCGACACTGAAGTCCATCGGTGAGCTGAGACAACGCTCCAAAGATATAGAAACAGATGGCGGGTCAATTCAAGTGACTTGTAGGGAGATACCGATCAAGTGCGTGGTCGGAATTACCACGATGATAGAACAGGTTTTGGATTTActaagtgaagaagaagaaagaggaatcATCGGGGTTTATGGACCCGGTGGGGTTGGGAAGACAACTTTAATGCAGAGCATTAACAACGAGCTGGTCACAAAAGGCCATCCGTATGATCTTCTGATATGGGTTACGATGTCCAGGGAATTCGGCGAGTGTACAATTCAGCAAGCTGTTGGAGCGCAGTTGGGTTTATCTTGGGGCGAGAAAGAGACCGGGGAACAAAGAGCTTTGAAGATACACAGAGCTTTGAAACAGAAACGGTTCTTGTTGCTGCTCGATGATGCCTGGGAAGAGATAGACTTGCAGAAAACTGGAGTTCCTCGACCTGACAGGGAAAACAAATGCAAG GTTATCTTCACAACACGGTCTTTGGCATTATGCAACATTATGGGTGCGGATTGCAAGTTGAGAGTGGACTTTCTGGAGAAGCAATACGCGTGGGAGCTCTTCTGTGATAAACTTGGGAGAAAAGATATCTTGGAGTCACCGTCGATTCGCCGGCACGCTGAGATTATAGTGAGTAAATGTGGAGGATTGCCACTCGCATTGATCACTTTAGGAGGAGCCATGGCTCACAGAGAGACCGAAGAAGAGTGGATCCACGCTAGTGAAGTTCTGACTAGATTTCCAGCAGAAATGAAGGGTATGAACTATGTATTTGCCCTTTTAAAATTCAGCTACGACAATCTCGAGAGTGATCTGCTCCGGTCTTGTTTCTTGTACTGCGCTTTATTCCCAGAAGAACATTCTATAGAGATCGAACAGCTTGTTGAGTACTGGGTCGGAGAAGGGTTTCTCACCAGTTCCCGTGGCGTTAACACCATTTACAAGGGATATTTTCTGATTGGGGATCTGAAAGCGGCGTGTTTGTTGGAAACCGGGGATGAGAAAACACAGATGAAGATGCATAATGTGGTCAGAAGCTTTGCACTGTGGATGGCATCTGAACAGGGGACTTATAAGGAGCTGATCTTAGTAGAGCCTAGCATGGGACTTACTGATGCCCCTAAAGCAGAAAACTGGCGACAAGCGTTGGTGATTTCACTGTTAGATAACAGAATTCAAACCTTGCCTGAAAAACCTGTATGCCCGAATCTGACAACACTGATGCTCCAACAGAACAGCTTTATGAAGAAGATTCCAACAGGCTTTTTCAGGCATATGCCTTTTCTCAGGGTCTTGGACTTGTCTTTCACAAGTATCACTGAGATTCCGTTGTCTATTAAGTATTTGGTGGAGTTGTATCATCTGTCTATGTCAGGAACAAAGATAAGTGTATTGCCCCAGGAGCTTGGGAATCTTAGAAAGCTGAAGCATCTGGACCTACAAAGAACTCAGTTCCTCCAGACGATCCCACGAGATTCCATATGTTGGCTGAGCAAGCTCGAGGTTCTAAACTTGTATTACAGTTACGCGGGTTGGGAACTGCAGAGCTTTGGAGAAGATGTGGTAGAAGAACTCAGGTTTGCAGACTTGGAATATATGGAGAATCTAACCACACTCGGTATCACTGTTCTCTCACTGGAGACCCTAAAAACTCTCTACGCGGTTGGCGCCTTGCATAATTGCATACAGCATCTGCACGTTGAAGAGTGCAATGGTCTCCTTCACCTCAATCTCCCATCACTTGCTAACCATGGTAGGAGCTTGAGAAGACTTAGCATAAAAAGTTGCCATGACTTGGAGTACCTGATTACACCCACAGATGTCGAAAATGATTGGCTTCCAAGTCTAGAGGTTCTGACTTTAAACAGCCTCCAAACATTAAGCAGAGTGTGGGGAAATTCTGTAAGCAAAGAGTGTCTGAGGAATGTCCGTTGCATTAACATTTCACACTGCCACAAGCTGAAGAACGTCTCATGGGTTTCGCGGCTCCCAAAGCTAGAGGTGATTGACCTGTTAGACTGCAgagagctagaggaattgataacTGAACACGAGAGTCCATCTGTTGACGATCCAGCACCGTTTCCAGCCCTGAAGACTTTGACATTTAGGGATCTCCCAGAAGTAAGAAGCATCCTTCCATCTCAATTGTCTTTCCAGAAACTAGAAACTTTAGTCATCACAAATTGCCCCAAAGTGAAGAAACTGCCATTTCAGGAGACGGTCCAAATGAACTTGCCAACAGTTTACTGTAGTGAGAAATGGTGGGATGCACTAGAAAACGATCAACCAAATAAAGAGCTGTACTGCTTGCCGCGCTTCGTTCCAAATTGA
- the LOC104717644 gene encoding disease resistance protein RPS2 isoform X1 encodes MDFISSLLVGLAQGLCESMNMAERRGVKVDLRQAITELETAIGDLKATRDDLKLRIQQDDLEGRSCSNRAREWLSVVQETESKTASILTRFRRREQRTNMQRRCLGCFGCADYKLCKKVSATLKSIGELRQRSKDIETDGGSIQVTCREIPIKCVVGITTMIEQVLDLLSEEEERGIIGVYGPGGVGKTTLMQSINNELVTKGHPYDLLIWVTMSREFGECTIQQAVGAQLGLSWGEKETGEQRALKIHRALKQKRFLLLLDDAWEEIDLQKTGVPRPDRENKCKVIFTTRSLALCNIMGADCKLRVDFLEKQYAWELFCDKLGRKDILESPSIRRHAEIIVSKCGGLPLALITLGGAMAHRETEEEWIHASEVLTRFPAEMKGMNYVFALLKFSYDNLESDLLRSCFLYCALFPEEHSIEIEQLVEYWVGEGFLTSSRGVNTIYKGYFLIGDLKAACLLETGDEKTQMKMHNVVRSFALWMASEQGTYKELILVEPSMGLTDAPKAENWRQALVISLLDNRIQTLPEKPVCPNLTTLMLQQNSFMKKIPTGFFRHMPFLRVLDLSFTSITEIPLSIKYLVELYHLSMSGTKISVLPQELGNLRKLKHLDLQRTQFLQTIPRDSICWLSKLEVLNLYYSYAGWELQSFGEDVVEELRFADLEYMENLTTLGITVLSLETLKTLYAVGALHNCIQHLHVEECNGLLHLNLPSLANHGRSLRRLSIKSCHDLEYLITPTDVENDWLPSLEVLTLNSLQTLSRVWGNSVSKECLRNVRCINISHCHKLKNVSWVSRLPKLEVIDLLDCRELEELITEHESPSVDDPAPFPALKTLTFRDLPEVRSILPSQLSFQKLETLVITNCPKVKKLPFQETVQMNLPTVYCSEKWWDALENDQPNKELYCLPRFVPN; translated from the exons ATGGATTTCATCTCATCCCTACTAGTGGGTTTAGCTCAGGGGTTGTGTGAATCTATGAATATGGCAGAGAGAAGAGGAGTTAAGGTTGATCTTAGACAAGCCATCACTGAACTCGAAACAGCTATCGGTGATTTGAAGGCCACACGTGATGACCTGAAGTTACGGATCCAACAGGACGATCTAGAGGGACGAAGCTGCTCAAATCGTGCCAGAGAGTGGCTTAGTGTGGTGCAAGAAACGGAGTCTAAAACAGCCTCAATTTTAACGAGGTTTAGACGTCGGGAACAGCGGACGAATATGCAAAGGAGATGCCTCGGTTGTTTCGGTTGTGCCGACTACAAACTGTGCAAGAAGGTTTCTGCGACACTGAAGTCCATCGGTGAGCTGAGACAACGCTCCAAAGATATAGAAACAGATGGCGGGTCAATTCAAGTGACTTGTAGGGAGATACCGATCAAGTGCGTGGTCGGAATTACCACGATGATAGAACAGGTTTTGGATTTActaagtgaagaagaagaaagaggaatcATCGGGGTTTATGGACCCGGTGGGGTTGGGAAGACAACTTTAATGCAGAGCATTAACAACGAGCTGGTCACAAAAGGCCATCCGTATGATCTTCTGATATGGGTTACGATGTCCAGGGAATTCGGCGAGTGTACAATTCAGCAAGCTGTTGGAGCGCAGTTGGGTTTATCTTGGGGCGAGAAAGAGACCGGGGAACAAAGAGCTTTGAAGATACACAGAGCTTTGAAACAGAAACGGTTCTTGTTGCTGCTCGATGATGCCTGGGAAGAG ATAGACTTGCAGAAAACCGGAGTTCCTCGACCTGACAGGGAAAACAAATGCAAGGTTATCTTCACAACACGGTCTTTGGCATTATGCAACATTATGGGTGCGGATTGCAAGTTGAGAGTGGACTTTCTGGAGAAGCAATACGCGTGGGAGCTCTTCTGTGATAAACTTGGGAGAAAAGATATCTTGGAGTCACCGTCGATTCGCCGGCACGCTGAGATTATAGTGAGTAAATGTGGAGGATTGCCACTCGCATTGATCACTTTAGGAGGAGCCATGGCTCACAGAGAGACCGAAGAAGAGTGGATCCACGCTAGTGAAGTTCTGACTAGATTTCCAGCAGAAATGAAGGGTATGAACTATGTATTTGCCCTTTTAAAATTCAGCTACGACAATCTCGAGAGTGATCTGCTCCGGTCTTGTTTCTTGTACTGCGCTTTATTCCCAGAAGAACATTCTATAGAGATCGAACAGCTTGTTGAGTACTGGGTCGGAGAAGGGTTTCTCACCAGTTCCCGTGGCGTTAACACCATTTACAAGGGATATTTTCTGATTGGGGATCTGAAAGCGGCGTGTTTGTTGGAAACCGGGGATGAGAAAACACAGATGAAGATGCATAATGTGGTCAGAAGCTTTGCACTGTGGATGGCATCTGAACAGGGGACTTATAAGGAGCTGATCTTAGTAGAGCCTAGCATGGGACTTACTGATGCCCCTAAAGCAGAAAACTGGCGACAAGCGTTGGTGATTTCACTGTTAGATAACAGAATTCAAACCTTGCCTGAAAAACCTGTATGCCCGAATCTGACAACACTGATGCTCCAACAGAACAGCTTTATGAAGAAGATTCCAACAGGCTTTTTCAGGCATATGCCTTTTCTCAGGGTCTTGGACTTGTCTTTCACAAGTATCACTGAGATTCCGTTGTCTATTAAGTATTTGGTGGAGTTGTATCATCTGTCTATGTCAGGAACAAAGATAAGTGTATTGCCCCAGGAGCTTGGGAATCTTAGAAAGCTGAAGCATCTGGACCTACAAAGAACTCAGTTCCTCCAGACGATCCCACGAGATTCCATATGTTGGCTGAGCAAGCTCGAGGTTCTAAACTTGTATTACAGTTACGCGGGTTGGGAACTGCAGAGCTTTGGAGAAGATGTGGTAGAAGAACTCAGGTTTGCAGACTTGGAATATATGGAGAATCTAACCACACTCGGTATCACTGTTCTCTCACTGGAGACCCTAAAAACTCTCTACGCGGTTGGCGCCTTGCATAATTGCATACAGCATCTGCACGTTGAAGAGTGCAATGGTCTCCTTCACCTCAATCTCCCATCACTTGCTAACCATGGTAGGAGCTTGAGAAGACTTAGCATAAAAAGTTGCCATGACTTGGAGTACCTGATTACACCCACAGATGTCGAAAATGATTGGCTTCCAAGTCTAGAGGTTCTGACTTTAAACAGCCTCCAAACATTAAGCAGAGTGTGGGGAAATTCTGTAAGCAAAGAGTGTCTGAGGAATGTCCGTTGCATTAACATTTCACACTGCCACAAGCTGAAGAACGTCTCATGGGTTTCGCGGCTCCCAAAGCTAGAGGTGATTGACCTGTTAGACTGCAgagagctagaggaattgataacTGAACACGAGAGTCCATCTGTTGACGATCCAGCACCGTTTCCAGCCCTGAAGACTTTGACATTTAGGGATCTCCCAGAAGTAAGAAGCATCCTTCCATCTCAATTGTCTTTCCAGAAACTAGAAACTTTAGTCATCACAAATTGCCCCAAAGTGAAGAAACTGCCATTTCAGGAGACGGTCCAAATGAACTTGCCAACAGTTTACTGTAGTGAGAAATGGTGGGATGCACTAGAAAACGATCAACCAAATAAAGAGCTGTACTGCTTGCCGCGCTTCGTTCCAAATTGA
- the LOC104717646 gene encoding protein phosphatase 2C 56 produces MEEVSSSIAGPFRPFSETQMDFTGIRLGKGYCSSNQQQYSTQGSENGGDLTSCSVSASHGSESRKVLISRINSPNLNMKESAAADIVVVDPISAGDGINNNASDVQREKKMISRTESRSLFEFKSIPLYGVTSICGRRPEMEDAVSTIPRFLQSCSDSLSDGRFNPQSTAHFFGVYDGHGGSQVANYCKERMHLALAEEIAKEKPMLCDGDTWLEKWKRALFNSFLRVDSEIESVAPETVGSTSVVSVVFPTHIFVANCGDSRAVLCRGKTALPLSVDHKPDREDEAARIEAAGGKVIQWNGARVFGVLAMSRSIGDRYLKPSIIPDPEVTAVKRVKEDDCLILASDGVWDVITDEEACEMARKRILLWHKKNAMAGDASLLADERRKEGKDPAAMSAAEYLSKLAIQRGSKDNISVVVVDLKPQRKLKSKPLN; encoded by the exons ATGGAAGAAGTATCATCATCGATCGCTGGTCCTTTCAGACCATTCTCCGAAACCCAGATGGATTTCACAGGGATCAGGTTGGGTAAAGGTTACTGCAGCAGCAACCAACAACAATACTCAACTCAAGGCTCCGAGAACGGAGGAGATCTAACCTCATGCTCTGTTTCCGCGTCTCACGGTTCTGAATCTAGGAAAGTTTTGATTTCTCGGATCAATTCTCCTAATTTGAACATGAAGGAATCAGCAGCTGCTGATATAGTCGTCGTTGATCCCATCTCCGCCGGAGATGGGATCAACAACAACGCCTCAGATGTtcagagggagaagaagatgataagcaGAACAGAGAGTAGGAGTCTGTTCGAATTCAAGAGTATTCCTTTATACGGTGTGACTTCGATCTGTGGAAGAAGACCTGAGATGGAAGATGCTGTCTCCACGATTCCAAGGTTCCTTCAATCTTGCTCTGATTCGTTGTCAGATGGTCGTTTCAATCCTCAGTCAACTGCTCATTTCTTCGGTGTTTACGACGGCCATGGCGGTTCTCAG GTAGCGAACTATTGTAAAGAGAGGATGCATTTGGCTTTAGCGGAGGAGATAGCTAAGGAGAAACCTATGCTCTGCGATGGTGATACGTGGCTGGAAAAATGGAAGAGAGCTCTTTTCAATTCTTTCTTGAGAGTTGACTCGGAGATTGAGTCTGTTGCCCCGGAGACGGTTGGGTCAACGTCTGTGGTCTCCGTTGTTTTCCCGACTCATATCTTTGTTGCTAACTGCGGTGACTCTAGAGCCGTTCTTTGCCGCGGGAAAACTGCGCTTCCTTTATCCGTTGACCATAAA CCGGATAGAGAAGATGAAGCGGCGAGGATTGAAGCCGCGGGAGGGAAAGTGATCCAGTGGAATGGAGCTCGTGTTTTTGGTGTTCTCGCCATGTCGAGATCAATTG GCGATAGATACTTGAAACCGTCAATCATTCCTGATCCGGAAGTGACGGCTGTGAAGAGAGTTAAAGAAGATGACTGTCTGATTCTTGCGAGTGACGGGGTTTGGGATGTAATAACGGATGAGGAAGCGTGTGAGATGGCGAGGAAGCGGATTCTCTTGTGGCACAAGAAAAATGCGATGGCTGGGGACGCGTCGTTGCTCGCGGATGAGCGGAGAAAGGAAGGGAAAGATCCCGCGGCGATGTCCGCGGCTGAGTATTTGTCAAAGCTGGCGATACAGAGAGGAAGCAAAGACAACATAAGTGTGGTGGTGGTTGATTTGAAGCCTCAGAGGAAACTCAAGAGCAAACCCTTGAACTGA
- the LOC104717645 gene encoding mitogen-activated protein kinase kinase 1-like, producing MNRGSLIPNPISLPPPEQSISKFLTQSGTFKDGDLRVNKDGIQIVSQSEPGAPPPIEPLDNQLSLGDLEVIKVIGKGNSGNVQLVKHKLTQQFFALKVIQVNTEESTCKAISQELRINLSSQCPYLVSCYQSFYHNGLVSIILEFMDGGSLADLLKKVEKVPENMLAAICKRVLQGLCYIHHDRRIIHRDLKPSNLLINHRGEVKITDFGVSKILTSTSSLANSFVGTYHYMSPERINGNGSYYGSKSDIWSLGLVLLECATGKFPYTPPENKKVWSSVYELVDAIVETAPPSAPSHLFSPEFCSFISQCIQKDPRDRKSATELLEHKFVNMFEDANLSAYFTKAGSLIPPLAN from the exons ATGAACAGAGGCAGCTTGATCCCTAATCCCATCTCTCTCCCTCCTCCTGAACAGTCCATCTCCAAATTCTT AACACAGAGTGGAACATTCAAGGATGGAGACCTTAGAGTGAATAAAGATGGAATCCAGATCGTGTCTCAATCTGAACCAGGAGCT CCACCTCCTATTGAGCCCCTGGACAACCAATTGAGTTTGGGAGATCTAGAAGTGATCAAAGTCATTGGCAAAGGAAACAGTGGTAATGTCCAGTTGGTGAAACACAAACTCACTCAACAGTTTTTCGCTCTCAAG GTCATTCAAGTGAACACAGAAGAATCAACATGTAAAGCGATTTCTCAGGAGCTTAGGATTAACTTGAGCTCTCAATGTCCATATCTTGTCTCATGTTATCAGTCTTTCTACCATAACGGTCTCGTTTCGATCATATTGGAGTTCATGGATGGTGGATCCCTTGCCGACTTGTTAAAGAAAGTCGAAAAAGTTCCTGAAAACATGCTCGCTGCCATCTGCAAGCGA GTGCTACAAGGTCTTTGCTATATTCACCATGACAGGCGAATCATTCATCGGGACTTAAAGCCTTCAAACTTGCTAATCAATCATAGAGGTGAAGTCAAAATCACAGACTTTGGTGTCAGCAAGATCTTGACAAGCACGAGCAGTCTAGCTAATTCTTTCGTGGGCACATACCACTATATGTCT CCAGAGAGAATCAACGGAAATGGAAGTTATTACGGTAGCAAGAGCGATATATGGAGCTTAGGACTGGTTTTACTCGAATGTGCAACGGGTAAATTCCCGTATACTCCTCCAGAAAACAAGAAGGTATGGAGTAGCGTGTACGAGCTCGTGGACGCCATTGTTGAAACTGCACCTCCTAGTGCACCTTCCCATCTGTTTTCTCCAGAGTTTTGCTCCTTCATCTCGCAATG TATACAAAAAGATCCAAGAGACAGAAAATCTGCAACGGAGCTTCTG GAACACAAGTTCGTGAATATGTTTGAAGATGCAAATCTCTCCGCTTACTTTACCAAAGCAGGATCTTTGATTCCCCCACTTGCTAACTAG